The proteins below are encoded in one region of Paenisporosarcina cavernae:
- a CDS encoding substrate-binding periplasmic protein, translating into MKKLALVVALTGSLIGLSACGAATEDDAAASGEKKVLKMGTSADFAPFESMDTSGEIVGFDIDLAKYVADELGYTLDIEDMKFDGLIGALQTKRVDMVLAGMSATDERDKNVDFSTEYHSSGEMFLTVKDSDIQSVEDLEGKTVAVQLGTIQEEGAKKLQEQVDFELKPVDSAMILVQELLANRVDVAYLDQAVGKGFMEEQDLAGFEDTSSSSPGMAIAFPEGSELIDDVDAVLAEMEESGKLQELKDKWLKED; encoded by the coding sequence ATGAAAAAATTAGCCTTAGTAGTAGCTTTAACGGGAAGCTTGATTGGGTTGTCAGCATGTGGTGCAGCGACAGAAGATGATGCAGCTGCAAGTGGAGAGAAAAAAGTATTGAAGATGGGAACATCGGCAGACTTTGCACCTTTTGAATCGATGGATACATCTGGTGAAATAGTCGGTTTCGATATCGATTTAGCAAAATATGTGGCAGATGAGTTAGGGTATACGCTAGATATTGAAGATATGAAATTTGACGGTTTGATTGGAGCGTTACAAACAAAACGTGTGGATATGGTGTTAGCAGGAATGTCTGCTACAGATGAGCGAGATAAGAATGTTGACTTCTCTACAGAATATCATTCCTCTGGTGAAATGTTTCTAACAGTAAAAGACTCCGATATTCAATCTGTAGAAGATTTAGAAGGGAAAACAGTCGCTGTTCAATTAGGTACGATTCAAGAAGAAGGTGCGAAAAAACTGCAAGAACAAGTTGATTTTGAACTCAAGCCTGTAGATAGTGCCATGATTCTCGTCCAAGAACTACTTGCTAACCGTGTAGATGTAGCCTATTTAGATCAAGCAGTAGGAAAAGGTTTTATGGAAGAGCAAGATCTTGCTGGGTTTGAAGATACATCTTCAAGTTCCCCGGGAATGGCAATTGCTTTCCCAGAAGGTAGCGAGTTAATCGACGATGTCGATGCAGTGCTTGCGGAAATGGAAGAGAGCGGAAAGTTACAGGAATTAAAAGACAAATGGCTAAAAGAAGATTAA
- a CDS encoding amino acid ABC transporter permease, whose protein sequence is MNLDFSQIVPYIPFILEGIWVTLQFVIVSIIVGFVLGTLLSLAKISAKKGLVYFADAYTSVFRGTPLILQLMLIYFAIPQLTGYDISPFLSAIMAFGLNSAAYISEIIRAGIQAVDKGQTEAALALGISYRPMMKDLILPQAMKNILPALMNEFITLTKESAIVSTIGYLDLMRRAQIVGADTYRNFEPLLFVGLIYWILVMGLSKVGKRVERRLNYDDQH, encoded by the coding sequence ATGAATTTGGATTTTAGCCAAATCGTGCCTTACATTCCTTTTATCTTAGAAGGAATATGGGTAACGTTACAATTTGTTATTGTCTCGATCATTGTAGGATTTGTACTTGGAACGTTGCTATCTCTAGCAAAAATTTCAGCAAAAAAAGGATTGGTTTACTTTGCAGATGCGTATACGTCGGTCTTTCGAGGAACGCCGTTAATCCTTCAACTAATGCTCATCTATTTTGCGATTCCACAACTAACGGGCTATGATATCTCGCCTTTTCTATCCGCCATCATGGCTTTCGGGTTAAATTCAGCTGCATATATCTCGGAAATTATTCGTGCAGGAATTCAAGCGGTCGACAAAGGGCAAACAGAAGCGGCACTCGCTCTCGGAATTTCGTACCGTCCAATGATGAAGGACTTAATCCTCCCTCAAGCAATGAAGAACATTTTGCCCGCATTGATGAATGAATTTATCACGTTAACAAAGGAATCTGCCATTGTATCTACTATTGGCTATTTAGATTTAATGCGTCGGGCACAAATTGTTGGGGCAGATACGTATCGAAATTTTGAGCCTTTATTATTCGTGGGTCTCATCTATTGGATACTCGTGATGGGGCTAAGTAAAGTAGGAAAACGTGTAGAGAGAAGGTTAAATTACGATGATCAGCATTAA
- a CDS encoding amino acid ABC transporter ATP-binding protein, with amino-acid sequence MISINSVSKTFGKNEVLSSISNSIDSGEVVVIIGPSGSGKSTLLRCMNHLEEPTEGDISFQGAPISVSKNLVDVRTKVGMVFQHFHLFPHLTVVENLMYAPMKVKGVSKKDAETKAVELLAKVGLSEKRDAYPGSLSGGQKQRVAIARALAMEPEVMLFDEPTSALDPEMVKEVLYVMKDLANSGMTMVIVTHEMGFAKEVADRILFLDQGKLVEEASPTAFFLHPKTKRAQDFLAKVL; translated from the coding sequence ATGATCAGCATTAACTCGGTATCCAAAACATTTGGTAAGAATGAAGTACTTTCATCTATTTCTAATTCGATCGATTCCGGTGAAGTGGTTGTCATCATTGGGCCATCTGGGTCAGGAAAATCGACCTTATTACGTTGCATGAATCATTTAGAAGAGCCAACGGAAGGAGATATTTCATTCCAAGGAGCACCGATTTCCGTTTCGAAAAATTTAGTGGACGTTCGGACGAAAGTGGGAATGGTATTTCAACATTTTCACTTATTTCCTCATTTAACGGTTGTCGAAAATTTGATGTATGCGCCTATGAAAGTGAAAGGGGTATCAAAAAAAGACGCAGAAACAAAGGCAGTTGAGTTGCTCGCGAAAGTAGGGTTATCTGAAAAAAGAGATGCATATCCAGGAAGCTTATCGGGAGGACAAAAACAACGTGTAGCAATTGCTCGTGCACTTGCGATGGAACCGGAAGTGATGCTATTTGACGAACCAACATCTGCGTTAGATCCGGAAATGGTAAAAGAAGTGCTGTATGTCATGAAGGATTTGGCCAACTCTGGTATGACGATGGTCATTGTGACACATGAAATGGGATTTGCGAAAGAAGTGGCAGATCGGATTTTATTTCTCGACCAAGGAAAATTGGTAGAGGAAGCATCCCCGACTGCTTTCTTCCTACATCCGAAAACCAAGAGAGCGCAAGATTTTTTAGCGAAAGTATTATAG
- a CDS encoding methyl-accepting chemotaxis protein: MKSERMGLMVLFTVLTYVLAIIVLVMHKFFGFLQGYSTFQGISSLSDTNFLLFVILGSLTTLLVLGSVIMYWCKPLHSSLPLVITASLTFSSMFIIASGNGLVEYHFSIFMVLALLANFNSIRMIVVSTAIFAVHYFVGYFAYPQLLCGTDDYHFSLLMIHAVFLVLTSAATIVLIASKQKSEAAMEIERTETRTQFTDIVKSLTATVEQLTVSSKEMYSGSKEFHAASAQVVASVEELTADAERQTTFAKDNTNQVDHMNASFSKVQESVRRMTEEMEIASTEAARGKILLTKTAKQFDQVHAQVEEVNARVTGLVEHLSGISGFAETIRTIADQTNLLALNASIEAARAGEAGKGFAIVAEEVRKLAKESDDASLRIKDRIVSIETETEQMRVSIEQSAKETTESKKLMHESEQAFTHIQTSSEKVEKATNVVLIEMADVKKSAEELTDSLSMMVEISTQGLASTEEIAASTEQQASGISQMTEIAEQLQQLSSDLQSLSTKIETTIEE, encoded by the coding sequence GTGAAAAGCGAACGAATGGGTTTAATGGTATTGTTTACGGTCTTAACTTATGTGCTAGCGATAATTGTGTTAGTCATGCATAAATTTTTTGGGTTTTTACAGGGGTATAGTACGTTTCAAGGAATAAGTTCCTTATCCGATACGAACTTTCTGTTATTTGTCATTTTAGGAAGCCTCACGACATTATTAGTTCTTGGAAGTGTGATTATGTATTGGTGTAAACCATTACATTCCTCCTTACCTTTAGTCATCACCGCATCGTTAACATTCTCTTCGATGTTTATCATTGCTAGTGGAAATGGTTTAGTGGAGTATCACTTCTCTATTTTTATGGTGTTGGCTTTACTGGCGAATTTCAATTCCATACGCATGATTGTTGTGAGTACAGCAATCTTCGCTGTACATTACTTCGTTGGCTATTTTGCCTATCCACAATTACTGTGTGGAACGGATGATTACCATTTTTCTTTACTCATGATCCATGCTGTTTTTCTTGTTCTGACAAGTGCTGCGACCATCGTGCTCATCGCGAGTAAACAAAAATCAGAAGCAGCCATGGAAATAGAACGAACAGAGACACGTACACAATTCACCGATATTGTGAAAAGTTTAACGGCCACCGTCGAACAATTAACTGTATCTTCGAAGGAAATGTATAGCGGTTCAAAAGAATTTCATGCTGCAAGTGCTCAAGTTGTAGCGAGTGTGGAAGAATTAACGGCAGATGCTGAACGCCAAACAACGTTTGCAAAGGACAACACGAACCAAGTGGATCATATGAATGCAAGCTTTTCTAAAGTACAGGAAAGTGTGCGTCGCATGACGGAAGAAATGGAAATTGCTTCAACAGAAGCCGCGCGAGGAAAGATTTTATTAACAAAAACAGCAAAACAATTTGATCAAGTACATGCACAGGTAGAAGAAGTAAATGCGCGCGTGACAGGACTTGTTGAACATTTGTCTGGTATTTCAGGATTTGCTGAAACGATTCGCACGATCGCCGATCAAACCAATTTGCTTGCATTGAATGCTTCCATTGAAGCTGCGCGTGCTGGTGAAGCTGGAAAAGGCTTCGCTATTGTAGCAGAAGAAGTCCGCAAGCTTGCAAAAGAATCAGATGATGCGTCGTTACGCATTAAAGACCGAATCGTATCGATCGAAACAGAAACAGAGCAAATGCGAGTGTCGATTGAACAAAGCGCGAAGGAGACAACCGAAAGTAAAAAATTGATGCATGAAAGCGAACAAGCATTTACGCACATTCAGACATCTTCTGAAAAAGTAGAAAAAGCGACAAACGTTGTGTTAATCGAAATGGCCGATGTGAAAAAAAGTGCAGAAGAATTAACAGATTCGCTTTCGATGATGGTGGAAATTTCTACACAAGGATTAGCGAGTACAGAGGAGATTGCCGCAAGCACGGAACAACAAGCAAGTGGCATTTCTCAGATGACCGAAATTGCAGAACAGCTGCAACAACTATCGAGCGATTTGCAGAGCCTAAGTACGAAAATCGAAACGACCATAGAAGAATAG
- a CDS encoding DUF1801 domain-containing protein encodes MAYELKTTETDADVVEFIESVESGKKREDAYRLLDIFTETTGFEAKMWGPSIIGFGKYHYTYETGHEGDAPLVGFSPRKAKISLYFATGDESRVPLLERLGKHTTGKACVYVNNLADIDEEVLRQLIDHSVRYLQSRYS; translated from the coding sequence ATGGCGTATGAATTGAAAACAACCGAAACGGATGCTGATGTTGTGGAATTTATCGAGTCAGTGGAAAGTGGGAAAAAACGAGAAGATGCTTATCGCTTGCTGGATATTTTTACAGAAACGACAGGCTTCGAGGCGAAAATGTGGGGACCTAGTATTATTGGCTTTGGAAAGTATCATTATACATATGAAACAGGGCATGAAGGGGATGCGCCTCTTGTTGGATTTTCACCTAGAAAAGCAAAAATTAGTCTGTATTTCGCGACAGGTGATGAATCGAGAGTTCCTTTGTTAGAAAGACTGGGAAAACATACGACTGGGAAAGCATGTGTCTATGTGAATAACCTGGCAGATATTGACGAAGAAGTGTTGCGCCAACTGATTGACCATTCTGTCCGCTATTTACAAAGTCGATATTCTTGA
- a CDS encoding methyl-accepting chemotaxis protein, whose protein sequence is MVMQTMMEQVTNEHLLRSIQEHVAIIRFNEKREVAYVNPLFAETMGYSTEEMMGMKHATFCFDEFSRSRDYQTFWNELYSGKSFQDKIERKTKSNERIWLEATYMPIFSEDHSEVLGVAKIATNITDRHNYTVEMADELKQMSETLSKKSNEGKEDSEHLLQTIHQIQKESVMNQENLVQLQEQAKDITAVVKTIREIAAQTNLLALNAAIEAARAGEHGRGFDVVAKEVRNLSNKVAQSIGEVKENIDTIIHKIDHVSESVTSISSKVDVGTTQLQKTVSNFDDIASASNSLDEQAHVFLETM, encoded by the coding sequence ATGGTCATGCAAACCATGATGGAACAAGTAACAAACGAACATCTATTACGCTCGATTCAAGAGCATGTTGCAATTATTCGCTTTAATGAAAAACGAGAGGTTGCCTACGTAAATCCTTTATTCGCCGAGACAATGGGATATTCCACAGAGGAAATGATGGGGATGAAGCATGCCACTTTCTGCTTTGATGAATTTTCTCGATCAAGAGACTATCAAACATTTTGGAATGAATTATATAGCGGTAAAAGCTTTCAAGATAAAATTGAACGAAAAACAAAATCGAATGAACGCATTTGGCTAGAGGCTACGTATATGCCTATTTTTTCAGAGGACCATTCTGAAGTGTTGGGTGTGGCAAAAATCGCAACCAATATTACCGATCGACACAATTACACAGTTGAAATGGCAGATGAGTTAAAGCAAATGTCTGAAACGCTATCGAAAAAATCGAATGAAGGAAAAGAAGATAGTGAGCACCTACTTCAAACGATTCACCAGATTCAAAAAGAATCGGTGATGAATCAAGAGAATCTTGTCCAGCTGCAAGAACAGGCAAAAGATATTACGGCAGTTGTGAAAACGATTCGTGAGATTGCAGCACAAACAAATTTACTTGCACTGAATGCAGCGATTGAAGCCGCACGAGCAGGAGAACATGGTCGGGGATTTGACGTTGTGGCAAAAGAAGTACGAAATCTTTCGAACAAAGTCGCACAATCCATTGGAGAAGTAAAAGAAAATATTGATACAATCATTCATAAGATTGATCATGTCAGTGAAAGTGTGACGTCCATTTCTTCGAAAGTAGATGTCGGGACGACACAACTTCAAAAAACAGTGTCGAATTTTGATGATATTGCGTCTGCTTCTAATTCGTTAGACGAACAAGCACACGTATTTTTAGAAACGATGTAA
- a CDS encoding SRPBCC family protein: MNWSKTRTIAVPIEIVWSLFDESQAARIMPKVLKNEWISKTDEMVGSTYEQTYQEGKLTESYVVVITEYENTPDRKIKKLFFQLANTFDMELSFNLEKASETETKFTYSGSNKGTNFLGRAMLLLGSSKKADIVFTDFLNRVEAEALKDYKEVKTHEVHPSSNESAHQEQ, from the coding sequence TTGAATTGGTCGAAAACCCGAACGATTGCAGTACCAATTGAGATTGTATGGTCACTTTTTGACGAATCGCAAGCGGCACGAATCATGCCAAAGGTATTAAAAAACGAGTGGATTAGTAAGACAGATGAGATGGTTGGGTCTACATACGAACAAACATATCAAGAAGGTAAACTAACAGAATCGTATGTCGTCGTAATTACGGAGTATGAAAACACGCCGGATCGAAAGATTAAAAAACTATTTTTTCAGTTAGCCAATACATTTGATATGGAACTTTCATTTAATCTTGAGAAAGCTAGTGAAACGGAAACAAAGTTTACTTATAGTGGCTCAAACAAAGGGACTAATTTTCTCGGTCGTGCTATGCTATTGCTAGGAAGTTCGAAAAAAGCAGATATCGTCTTCACAGATTTCTTAAATCGAGTAGAAGCCGAAGCATTGAAAGACTACAAGGAAGTGAAAACTCATGAAGTTCATCCCAGCTCAAATGAATCAGCTCATCAAGAACAATAA
- a CDS encoding ABC1 kinase family protein — MKQNQKVWRAWKVLSLGISIVIRMYWYRFRRKSPAENAKLWGRIGKEFRTVLFELNGILIKVGQLMSIREDLLPKTFIAEIKGLVDSVPPSPWEKIEQVLREEWGPEKKSLVQSIEPVAVASASIGEVYKATLEDGSIVAIKVQRPDIQELVRIDFWSLGVLMKFAKYVAPIPKGFIDFNKLYTEVRQVIEAELDFEQERRSAEIFQRRFEHEDRVKVPRIYRELSTERVLVLEWIDAHRVNDLEFIHQHGLSGEEISDRLLRSFFSQWLEAGIFHADPHAGNILIQQDGTIVMLDFGMIGEISESDATLFRQLLEGILLKNYAKAAEAFQYLGFLLPGTNPKQMEPTLREFATMDWERLKQMDMLDAQKMIQDMVRSLPVQVPTRFVFLGRSFATVEGLLLSLNPTKETIDILKPAFFDWLKTSDMNKWELLVKWFQAQPVYRSIQKIVEYIEAPVKAIEQKDVHHFQTMRFTVFESHKKFAMYGVLLFTGVWVVGEVLDENIVSIIGPTGLVICAISYIFTSIRFKKWWRQASLGKID, encoded by the coding sequence ATGAAACAAAATCAGAAGGTTTGGCGGGCATGGAAAGTACTATCGCTTGGTATTTCGATTGTTATTCGAATGTACTGGTACCGATTTCGTCGAAAATCCCCAGCGGAAAACGCAAAATTATGGGGAAGAATTGGAAAAGAATTTCGAACAGTCCTTTTTGAACTAAACGGTATTCTGATTAAAGTTGGCCAATTGATGAGCATACGCGAGGATTTATTGCCAAAAACATTTATCGCGGAAATAAAAGGACTTGTCGACTCCGTTCCACCATCTCCTTGGGAAAAAATTGAGCAAGTGTTGAGGGAAGAATGGGGTCCAGAGAAGAAATCGCTCGTTCAATCAATTGAACCAGTTGCTGTTGCCTCCGCTTCAATAGGGGAAGTGTACAAAGCAACGTTAGAAGATGGATCGATTGTGGCAATTAAAGTACAACGACCAGACATTCAAGAATTGGTTCGAATCGACTTTTGGTCGTTAGGCGTTCTGATGAAATTTGCCAAATATGTCGCTCCTATTCCAAAAGGTTTTATCGACTTCAACAAATTATACACGGAAGTAAGGCAAGTCATTGAGGCAGAGCTGGATTTCGAGCAAGAAAGACGATCCGCTGAAATCTTTCAACGACGGTTCGAGCACGAAGACCGAGTTAAAGTTCCCCGCATTTATCGTGAATTGTCGACGGAGCGTGTGCTTGTACTAGAATGGATTGATGCTCACAGGGTAAATGATTTGGAATTTATCCATCAACACGGATTATCAGGAGAAGAAATTTCTGACCGTCTCCTACGGTCTTTCTTTTCTCAGTGGTTAGAAGCCGGAATCTTTCACGCAGATCCGCATGCTGGAAACATTTTAATCCAACAAGACGGAACAATCGTGATGCTCGACTTTGGCATGATTGGGGAAATATCGGAAAGTGATGCAACATTGTTCCGCCAACTATTAGAAGGCATCTTACTGAAAAATTATGCTAAAGCTGCCGAAGCGTTTCAATATTTAGGGTTTTTATTGCCTGGAACAAATCCGAAACAAATGGAACCGACATTGCGTGAATTCGCGACGATGGACTGGGAACGATTAAAGCAAATGGACATGCTCGATGCACAAAAAATGATTCAAGATATGGTGCGATCATTACCGGTTCAAGTACCCACTAGGTTTGTCTTCCTTGGTCGATCCTTCGCAACGGTGGAAGGATTATTACTGTCGCTAAATCCAACGAAAGAAACGATCGATATCCTAAAGCCAGCCTTCTTTGACTGGTTAAAAACGAGCGATATGAACAAATGGGAACTCCTCGTGAAATGGTTCCAAGCGCAGCCCGTTTATCGTAGTATCCAAAAAATCGTCGAGTATATTGAAGCACCTGTAAAAGCAATTGAACAAAAAGACGTTCATCATTTTCAAACAATGCGATTTACCGTGTTTGAATCTCATAAAAAATTTGCGATGTACGGTGTTCTCCTATTCACTGGTGTCTGGGTAGTCGGGGAAGTGTTAGATGAAAACATCGTGTCGATTATTGGTCCAACAGGACTTGTAATATGTGCTATTTCCTATATCTTCACGAGCATACGTTTTAAAAAATGGTGGAGACAGGCTTCTCTTGGGAAGATTGACTAG
- a CDS encoding type 1 glutamine amidotransferase domain-containing protein has product MSKKVLMVLTNHKELPNGKTTGVWLSEFGEAYLAFQKKGYDVTIASPNGGKIPVDPASLEGEVSDEMLATEKYLSDTKPVEEVASSTFDGVFLPGGHGTMFDLPGNTTLQDIIRSTYEADKPVAAVCHGPAGLVDVKLSNGKYLVDGKKVSAFTNKEEQDTGLQDDMPFLLESKLKEQGAQHDPASNWSSHVVTDGYLVTGQNPQSTEAVAEAFINVLEK; this is encoded by the coding sequence ATGTCAAAGAAAGTATTAATGGTATTAACAAATCATAAAGAATTACCAAATGGAAAAACAACCGGTGTTTGGTTGTCAGAGTTTGGAGAAGCATATTTAGCATTTCAGAAAAAAGGATACGATGTCACTATCGCAAGTCCAAATGGCGGAAAAATTCCGGTCGATCCAGCTAGCTTAGAAGGCGAAGTTTCAGATGAAATGTTAGCAACAGAAAAATACCTATCCGATACAAAACCTGTAGAAGAAGTGGCCTCTTCTACATTCGATGGTGTTTTCTTACCAGGTGGACATGGAACAATGTTCGACTTACCAGGGAATACGACGTTACAAGATATCATTCGCTCCACATACGAAGCAGATAAACCGGTGGCAGCTGTCTGTCATGGTCCAGCAGGACTAGTTGATGTAAAGCTTTCAAACGGAAAGTATTTAGTAGATGGCAAGAAAGTTAGTGCCTTTACGAATAAAGAAGAGCAAGACACGGGTCTTCAAGATGACATGCCGTTCTTATTAGAATCAAAACTAAAAGAACAAGGTGCACAACATGATCCTGCATCGAATTGGTCAAGCCACGTTGTGACGGATGGATATTTAGTTACTGGTCAAAATCCACAGTCTACCGAAGCAGTTGCAGAAGCATTTATCAACGTATTAGAAAAATAA
- a CDS encoding DJ-1/PfpI family protein — MKKALLLLSDQYAEFEVIIASMVLKSKGYTIHSFTMEDEKRPIIGTSSLLTYPTHTFNELEDAREYGVFIAPGGHPLSLLSDDRMLQLVRDVHASGGLIAGICAGTSVPSTAGLLEGKTFSTQLSPEDEEYAHVHDWSLQSKDDITVDNRIVTAPGSAYVEFAVEIAKQLNVMSEEESIETLRYFKNQLKEDALTN; from the coding sequence ATGAAAAAAGCATTGCTACTATTAAGTGATCAATATGCTGAATTTGAAGTGATTATTGCATCGATGGTTCTAAAAAGTAAGGGCTATACCATCCATTCCTTTACAATGGAGGATGAAAAACGTCCAATCATCGGTACATCTAGTCTCCTTACGTACCCTACACACACGTTTAACGAATTAGAAGATGCAAGAGAATATGGAGTCTTTATTGCACCAGGTGGCCATCCATTGTCTCTTCTAAGTGATGATCGTATGTTACAACTTGTTCGTGACGTGCATGCTTCAGGCGGTTTAATCGCTGGTATCTGTGCAGGTACTTCTGTTCCAAGTACGGCTGGTCTTTTAGAAGGAAAAACGTTCTCTACCCAACTTAGTCCAGAAGACGAGGAATATGCACACGTTCATGACTGGTCGCTACAGTCAAAAGACGATATCACTGTAGACAATCGCATTGTAACTGCACCAGGAAGTGCCTACGTAGAATTTGCAGTGGAGATTGCGAAGCAATTAAATGTAATGTCTGAAGAAGAGTCGATCGAAACGTTACGGTATTTTAAAAACCAACTAAAAGAAGATGCTTTAACGAATTAA
- a CDS encoding VOC family protein, with protein sequence MSVFLKRLDHIQLSAPIGSEMKAREFYNKILGLPEVEKPEELKKRGGCWCSNGSVHVHIGVEQSFVAAKKAHPAFEVDALDEWKEHLSMHSIAYVIDDALPGANRIYVNDPFGNRLEILEWL encoded by the coding sequence ATGTCCGTATTTTTAAAAAGATTGGATCATATTCAACTATCTGCACCTATTGGTTCTGAAATGAAAGCCAGAGAATTTTACAACAAGATTCTTGGTTTACCCGAAGTAGAAAAGCCAGAAGAACTAAAAAAGCGAGGTGGCTGTTGGTGTTCCAACGGTTCAGTCCATGTACACATTGGGGTAGAACAATCTTTTGTTGCTGCAAAAAAAGCACACCCTGCGTTTGAAGTAGATGCGCTTGATGAATGGAAAGAACATTTATCCATGCATTCGATCGCATATGTCATTGATGATGCACTGCCCGGTGCAAATCGGATTTATGTAAATGACCCATTTGGTAATCGGCTTGAAATTTTAGAATGGCTATAG
- a CDS encoding GNAT family N-acetyltransferase: MLQLQLLQLEDADKLLEFERVNRCYFEQSVPTRGDSYYIPTNFLSTLGGLLDEQVQEKSLFYLIWEKDELIGRMNLVDINEENSTGTVEYRIGEAHSGKGYAKAALLMLVEQVLIPRGIRGLAKTTIDNVASQKVLESVGFVPDSSLSDEEFVHYIWTYAEVSKTN, translated from the coding sequence ATGTTACAACTTCAACTACTACAATTAGAAGATGCGGATAAACTATTAGAATTCGAACGAGTAAACCGCTGCTATTTTGAACAATCTGTTCCTACTAGAGGAGACAGTTATTATATCCCAACTAATTTTCTTTCCACTTTAGGGGGATTATTAGATGAACAAGTACAAGAAAAGTCCTTATTCTATCTTATTTGGGAAAAGGACGAACTGATTGGCCGAATGAATTTAGTCGATATTAATGAAGAAAATTCGACTGGAACGGTTGAGTATCGAATAGGTGAAGCACATTCTGGTAAAGGGTACGCGAAAGCTGCACTTCTTATGCTGGTAGAACAAGTGTTAATTCCACGTGGCATTAGAGGATTAGCGAAAACAACGATCGACAATGTGGCTTCACAAAAAGTTCTGGAATCTGTCGGGTTCGTTCCTGACTCAAGTCTATCAGATGAAGAATTTGTCCACTATATTTGGACATATGCTGAAGTATCTAAAACGAATTAA
- a CDS encoding GNAT family N-acetyltransferase, giving the protein MHEMIRDIQEELHTERLYLRKPKQGDGTKANEAILHSLQELKPWLPFVQETPSVEDTEQNMRQAMANFLKRSALRYLIFEKDTHDFIGTTGFHNIDWKVKKLEIGYWIDSRQSGKGYMVEAIDRLTRFALDDLGMKRVEIRIESSNIKSRAIPEKLGYVLEGILVNDDLSVDGKTLTDTCVYAKTVR; this is encoded by the coding sequence ATGCACGAAATGATACGAGACATACAAGAAGAATTACATACGGAAAGATTGTATTTACGAAAGCCTAAACAAGGAGACGGCACAAAAGCGAATGAAGCGATTCTCCATTCATTACAAGAGTTAAAGCCCTGGCTGCCTTTCGTACAGGAGACCCCAAGTGTAGAAGATACAGAGCAAAATATGCGTCAAGCGATGGCAAACTTCTTGAAACGTTCCGCTCTCCGGTACTTAATATTCGAAAAAGATACGCACGATTTTATCGGAACAACTGGATTTCACAATATTGATTGGAAAGTAAAAAAACTTGAAATTGGCTATTGGATTGACTCTAGGCAATCTGGAAAAGGCTATATGGTAGAGGCAATCGACCGGTTAACACGTTTTGCTCTAGACGATTTAGGAATGAAGCGAGTTGAAATTCGAATCGAATCTTCTAATATAAAAAGCCGAGCGATTCCGGAGAAATTAGGATACGTACTGGAAGGGATTCTCGTCAATGATGATCTATCTGTTGATGGAAAAACGCTTACCGATACATGTGTCTATGCCAAAACGGTGCGCTAA